A window of the Lactobacillus amylovorus DSM 20531 genome harbors these coding sequences:
- a CDS encoding oligopeptide ABC transporter substrate-binding protein produces MKAIKFISTTSLLIGAALSLTACGQNNKNAAKPANKFPEQTPQKIAKQGGTLTYAIETDTPFKGIFDSQLSVDQVDSDVMQFGNEALFDTDNQYKITNKGPATFKLDKKAKTVTITVKKGVKWSDGKQVVAKDLEYPYEMTANKATNSLRYSDSLANIVGMKAYHNGKAKTISGITYPDGENGRTIVIHFLAMKPGMLQSGNDYFIETAAPYHHLKDVPFSKLVSSDQIRKDPLFFGPYKVSKVVRGQSVTWVPNKYYWRGKPKLNKIVAQVVSTKSASQAIKSHKFDIADVVNSDWQAVKNAKNTNFIAKIPLAYSYLGFKVGKWENGKNVMDKNSKMNNKSLRQAIAYAMNINQVEKRYTQGLTFRVPTLIPAQFGDYFDKNAKGFPYNLKKANQLLDKAGYKKKGKWRVQPNGKPLNIHLAAMTGSAVQEPIIQNYIQQWHKIGLHVSLTGGRLIEFNSFYDKLDHDDKNVDMFMAAWSLSSEPSPRGMYSETNPMNDSRFVTKENNKLLDEIDSTKAFNHKYRVAAFHKWQQYMNDEAYIVPMTNSYAIQAVNNKIVNYSLKPAAANSVWYKVGFSK; encoded by the coding sequence AGTTTCCTGAACAAACCCCTCAAAAGATAGCAAAACAGGGTGGGACTTTAACCTATGCTATTGAAACTGATACTCCTTTTAAAGGAATTTTTGATAGTCAGTTATCAGTTGATCAAGTGGATTCAGACGTAATGCAATTTGGTAATGAGGCTTTGTTCGATACTGATAATCAATATAAGATTACTAATAAAGGCCCAGCTACTTTTAAATTAGACAAGAAAGCCAAGACAGTAACAATTACTGTTAAGAAAGGAGTTAAGTGGTCCGATGGCAAGCAAGTGGTTGCTAAGGATTTGGAATATCCATATGAAATGACTGCCAATAAAGCTACCAACAGTCTACGGTACTCAGATTCTCTAGCTAATATCGTAGGAATGAAAGCCTATCACAATGGCAAAGCGAAAACTATTTCAGGCATAACTTATCCTGATGGTGAAAATGGCAGAACTATTGTCATTCATTTTTTAGCAATGAAGCCAGGGATGTTGCAATCTGGTAATGACTATTTTATTGAAACGGCAGCTCCATATCATCATTTAAAGGATGTACCTTTCAGTAAATTAGTTTCATCAGATCAAATCAGAAAAGATCCATTATTCTTTGGACCATATAAAGTTAGTAAAGTTGTCAGAGGTCAGTCAGTAACTTGGGTTCCCAATAAATATTATTGGAGAGGCAAACCAAAGTTGAATAAGATTGTGGCGCAAGTTGTTTCGACTAAATCAGCCAGTCAAGCAATTAAGAGTCACAAGTTTGATATTGCAGATGTAGTTAACTCTGATTGGCAAGCCGTTAAGAACGCTAAGAATACTAACTTTATTGCTAAGATCCCTCTTGCATATAGTTACTTAGGCTTCAAAGTCGGGAAGTGGGAGAATGGCAAGAATGTCATGGACAAGAATTCTAAGATGAATAATAAATCTTTGCGGCAAGCAATCGCTTATGCGATGAATATTAATCAAGTTGAAAAGAGATACACGCAAGGTTTGACTTTCAGAGTGCCAACTTTGATTCCTGCTCAATTTGGCGATTACTTCGATAAAAATGCAAAAGGCTTTCCATACAATTTAAAGAAAGCCAACCAATTATTGGATAAAGCTGGCTACAAGAAGAAAGGCAAATGGAGGGTTCAACCTAATGGCAAGCCTTTGAATATTCACCTGGCCGCAATGACAGGTTCCGCAGTGCAAGAGCCGATTATTCAGAATTATATTCAACAGTGGCATAAAATCGGCTTGCATGTCAGCTTAACTGGTGGCAGATTAATTGAGTTCAATTCCTTCTACGACAAACTGGACCACGATGATAAAAATGTCGATATGTTTATGGCAGCTTGGTCATTGTCATCAGAGCCTTCACCAAGAGGGATGTACAGCGAAACTAACCCAATGAATGACTCTAGATTCGTTACCAAGGAAAACAATAAATTGCTTGATGAAATTGATTCTACTAAGGCATTCAATCACAAGTACCGGGTAGCAGCTTTTCATAAATGGCAACAATATATGAATGATGAAGCTTATATTGTGCCAATGACTAACTCTTATGCGATTCAAGCTGTTAATAATAAGATCGTGAACTACTCGTTAAAACCAGCAGCTGCAAATAGTGTTTGGTACAAAGTAGGCTTTAGTAAGTAG